One stretch of Ostrinia nubilalis chromosome 11, ilOstNubi1.1, whole genome shotgun sequence DNA includes these proteins:
- the LOC135076310 gene encoding membrane-bound transcription factor site-2 protease — translation MSFTVLCSFALAFYVVIWFFDAFFKSCMHYPYYAFMEGTGLKVGIFNFSWTTTAFNRFIYRWSKNMSRILKKWFSVGYVFTVCLFLPFAIWTLMSFIIEHFYDSIQINGMPEVKAMLPGVNIPLSDFWVYFLSIGFCSIFHELGHAMAAAQEDVQLISVGVYVFTIIPIAFVQLNTEHLNSLAIGKRLRIYCAGVWHNIATAFVALLLFFSAPVLFSIAYETDVGVRVTGFTDDSPLKDVRGLDKDDIIMTVNGCDVKNINDWTYCLHMAHDRFGICTSAEFIAQNDEIMMETVKENDVVECCRKDDIYGFCFEYMEPKTADSALPGQYSCLKPRDMIKKKFTKCSEGGGFLCPRNTHCLRPSLNNHTYLLIIERKDNNPVLYLGLPYDLHKTVFVDQYFPRLAIFSFFSPSQFEKLLRYIFIFSMGIGFLNVIPCYGTDGHHIARNLIQMLAKYLNKNGDFVTFFTVFTIVVGTGITGPVLLYLFYKTVFVDN, via the exons ATGTCATTTACAGTACTTTGTTCTTTCGCTTTAGCCTTCTATGTTGTAATATGGTTTTTTGACGCCTTCTTCAAG aGTTGTATGCACTACCCGTATTACGCTTTCATGGAAGGAACTGGACTTAAAGTTGGAATTTTCAACTTTTCCTGGACCACTACAGCCTTCAACAGATTCATCTATAGATGGAGTAAAAACATGTCCCGTATTTTAAAGAAGTGGTTCAGCGTAGGATATGTGTTTACTGTGTGTTTATTCCTGCCATTTGCTATATGGACACTTATGTCGTTCATTATTGAGCACTTCTATGATTCCATACAAATAAATGGAATGCCTGAAGTCAAGGCGATGTTGCCAGGGGTAAATATACCTCTTTCTGACTTCTGGGTCTACTTCCTGTCTATCGGGTTTTGCAGCATATTCCATGAGCTCGGCCATGCCATGGCAGCTGCCCAAGAGGACGTACAGTTGATATCAGTCGGTGTGTATGTTTTTACAATCATACCTATAGCCTTTGTACAACTCAACACAGAACATCTCAACAGCCTAGCAATTGGTAAAAGACTGAGGATTTATTGTGCAGGAGTGTGGCATAACATTGCCACAGCATTTGTTGCTTTGCTATTGTTTTTCTCAGCACCAGTTTTGTTTAGTATAGCTTACGAGACTGATGTAGGAGTAAGAGTCACAGGGTTCACCGATGATTCCCCTCTGAAAGATGTCAGAGGTTTAGATAAGGATGACATAATCATGACTGTCAATGGATGTGacgttaaaaatataaatgactgGACGTACTGTCTACACATGGCGCATGATCGATTTGGAATTTGCACAAGTGCTGAATTCATCGCTCAAAATGATGAGATTATGATGGAAACAGTGAAAGAAAATGATGTAGTGGAATGCTGCAGGAAAGATGATATTTATGGCTTTTGCTTTGAGTATATGGAACCCAAAACAGCAGACTCTGCCCTCCCAGGACAATATTCTTGCCTGAAGCCAAGGGACATGATTAAGAAGAAATTCACTAAATGTTCTGAAGGAGGAGGGTTTCTCTGTCCAAGAAACACCCATTGCTTGAGGCCATCCTTGAATAACCACACATACTTGCTCATCATTGAACGAAAAGATAATAATCCTGTCCTCTACCTAGGACTACCCTATGACTTGCACAAGACAGTTTTTGTTGATCAATATTTCCCTAGGCTGGCCATATTCTCTTTCTTTTCCCCATCTCAATTTGAGAAGCTTCTCaggtacattttcattttttccaTGGGCATTGGATTTTTAAATGTTATACCTTGCTATGGAACTGATGGACATCATATAGCAAGGAATTTGATTCAAATGCTAGCTaagtatttgaataaaaatggtgattttgttacatttttcaCTGTTTTTACAATAGTTGTTGGGACTGGCATTACTGGCCCAGTGCTGTTGTATTTGTTTTATAAAACAGTTTTTGTGGATAATTGA
- the LOC135076311 gene encoding LYR motif-containing protein 2, with protein MASKLPKTALSLKQFLIRQEVLKLYREIFRTIKLVSDENTRIELKEWARTDFRNNMHHKDETTIKAMLHYGKKSLKDLQSSLALSKS; from the exons ATGGCATCTAAATTACCTAAAACTGCTTTGAGTTTGAAACAG TTCCTCATACGCCAAGAAGTACTCAAACTATACAGAGAAATATTTCGCACAATTAAACTAGTGTCAGATGAAAATACGAGAATAGAATTGAAAGAATGGGCGCGTACCGACTTCAGGAACAATATGCATCACAAAGATGAAACAACTATCAAAGCCATGCTCCACTACGGAAAGAAATCATTAAAAGATCTACAAAGTTCTCTCGCATTAAGTAAAAGTTAG